A section of the Acanthochromis polyacanthus isolate Apoly-LR-REF ecotype Palm Island chromosome 1, KAUST_Apoly_ChrSc, whole genome shotgun sequence genome encodes:
- the nsd2 gene encoding histone-lysine N-methyltransferase NSD2 produces the protein MDSKGSSLPSMPEPANPISMKQPPESLSVRKGRGDMGSDPALLMDKPTVQLAATLQDGGVRQKMAGHSHNNHSHSHERLKDLTSRVLNGDQDPLPTLCAPEPPMLKGAEAPATNGTHQLDCIPHSEPELKVTIPQGVNQPLFEPCCVNGTSLDTAADGTMSGSDERKDAKARKGRPLKPNLQTNFSSSVIPVEPLDHTNAVEEAGAAAEPEPEPEPKVVVPEVTEKKAEGSTAWPVRFSVGDLVWTKVSGYPWWPCMVTTDPEINYHVKQKPKINSRTGLFYHVQYFGDAPERSYIFEKNLVTFTGEDQYQELSQRSKQTASRVLHKKTTPSIPRKLRAQWNMGIIQAKEALSMSLDTRMANFGFVYDENGPHLNPLILEKLKPVHSDEMNLDGESRLSPDLPFLLASSTGEPTAASQPQDGTSTGKKTKAPGKKRKAGEWRKRGAGDLNIFLSNTKLKAATSSKAMLQPHLSSQNPSASESGVPQKKKRRPRQPQSPTKTVRRKKASATGNASDPVRKRQKAKPVSSTEDVSEAFSLPLSVPVKRERKKKRPLADASDKEQQPKKRRRTSKDAEKQALTSDGTEKKRRRRKKTDVKDAKEPTKWVKKPKSLLTDEEDAAKPKRRRKRKQDGETQATPSKAKKRRSSPYPDPEGSGSEGRPDSPSDSLDGTKKGERKKEFVCQVCEQAGEDLVPCEGQCCGMFHLHCLGSSFKPDDKLLCQACSTGVHSCFNCKQSDGKVRRCHVPHCGRFYHEACVRLNPVTVFDNRGFRCPLHACLSCHYGCRTKQRSTKGRLMRCLRCPVAYHIGDQCVAAGSEMITNTAIICTNHFNAKKGYSHHSHVNVSWCFVCSKGGQLLCCESCPAAFHPDCLNIAMPDGSWFCNDCRAGKKPKYRDIIWVKLGTYRWWPAEIHHPRSIPTNIQHLKHEIGEFPVFFFGSKDYFWTHQGRVFPYMEGDRGSKHQRTGIGKVFKNALLEAEARFKEMKLKREAKEAQENSRKPPPYKFIKVNKPFGKVQVYTADISEIPKCNCKPTDERPCGFESECLNRMLQYECHPQVCPSGERCCNQDFTKRLYPETQIIKTPGKGWGLISLRDIKKGEFVNEYIGELIDEEECRARIKYAHENNITDFYMLTIDKDRIIDAGPKGNYSRFMNHSCQPNCETQKWTVNGDTRVGLFAVCDIPSGTELTFNYNLDCLGNEKTVCRCGAPNCSGFLGDRPKNSNGQTADPKGKRLKRKYKRRKSEGKKKSEDECFRCRDGGQLVLCDKKTCTKAYHLSCLNLTKRPFGRWDCPWHHCDVCGKNSEAFCQLCPNSFCKAHQEGALRPWPPTGQLCCTEHDELDGADAVGQDVASDANAAAVHPSKGSRKTDGAENKTKGSKRKAAEA, from the exons ATGGACAGCAAAGGTAGCTCCCTGCCTTCGATGCCTGAACCAGCCAACCCGATCAGCATGAAGCAGCCACCGGAGTCCTTGAGTGTACGGAAAGGACGGGGGGACATGGGCAGTGACCCAGCTCTGCTAATGGACAAACCTACCGTACAGCTGGCTGCCACACTACAAGACGGCGGCGTTAGGCAGAAGATGGCTGGCCACAGTCACAACAACCACAGCCACAGCCACGAGAGGCTCAAAGACCTCACCTCCCGTGTGCTGAACGGCGACCAAGACCCGCTGCCCACGCTCTGTGCCCCGGAGCCCCCGATGCTGAAGGGCGCCGAAGCCCCCGCCACTAATGGCACCCATCAGCTCGATTGCATTCCTCATTCTGAACCCGAACTGAAGGTGACAATACCCCAGGGGGTCAACCAGCCACTGTTTGAGCCGTGCTGTGTCAACGGGACCAGTTTGGACACAGCCGCTGACGGTACTATGTCTGGATCGGACGAGAGAAAGGACGCCAAGGCGAGGAAAGGGAGACCTCTCAAACCCAACCTTCAGACTAATTTCAGCTCATCTGTAATCCCTGTGGAGCCACTTGATCACACAAATGCTGTagaggaagctggagcagctgctgag CCTGAGCCCGAGCCTGAACCCAAAGTGGTGGTGCCAGAAGTGACGGAGAAGAAAGCAGAAGGTTCTACCGCCTGGCCGGTCCGCTTCTCTGTTGGAGATCTGGTTTGGACGAAGGTGTCGGGATACCCCTGGTGGCCCTGCATGGTGACCACAGACCCAGAAATCAACTATCATGTCAAACAGAAACCCAAAA tcaacAGCAGGACGGGTCTCTTTTACCACGTGCAGTATTTTGGAGACGCCCCAGAGAGAAGCTACATCTTCGAGAAGAACTTGGTGACCTTCACTGGGGAGGATCAATACCAGGAGCTCAGCCAGAGGAGCAAACAGACAGCCTCAAGGGTGCTCCACAAAAAG ACGACTCCCTCTATCCCCCGTAAGCTCCGCGCCCAGTGGAACATGGGCATCATTCAGGCCAAGGAGGCCCTCAGCATGTCGCTGGACACTCGCATGGCCAACTTTGGATTTGTGTACGACGAAAACGGGCCTCACCTGAACCCTCTCATCCTGGAGAAGCTGAAGCCGGTGCACAGCGACGAGATGAACCTGGACGGAGAGAGTCGGCTCAGCCCCGATCTCCCCTTCCTGCTGGCGAGTTCCACCGGCGAACCCACGGCGGCCTCCCAGCCCCAAGACGGCACTTCAACggggaaaaagacaaaagcaccCGGAAAAAAACGCAAAGCTGGAGAGTGGAGGAAAAGGGGAGCGGGCGATCTAAACATATTCCTGTCAAATACGAAGCTGAAGGCTGCAACTTCTTCCAAAGCGATGCTTCAACCACATCTGTCTTCACAG aaTCCCTCAGCTTCCGAATCGGGCGTACCccagaagaaaaagaggagacCCAGACAGCCCCAGTCTCCCACCAAGACGGTGAGGAGAAAGAAAGCATCTGCGACGGGCAACGCCTCCGACCCCGTGAGGAAAAGGCAAAAAGCAAAGCCGGTTTCTTCGACGGAGGACGTTTCGGAAGCCTTCTCGCTTCCACTTTCAGTTCCAG tgaaAAGGGAGCGAAAGAAGAAAAGGCCGCTAGCAGATGCATCGGACAAAGAGCAGCAGCCGAAGAAGAGACGCAGAACCAGCAAAGATGCTGAGAAACAG GCTTTGACTTCAGATGGAAcggagaaaaaaaggagaagaagaaagaaaacggACGTAAAAGATGCGAAAGAACCCACGAAATGGGTGAAAAAGCCTAAATCTCTCCTCACCG ACGAAGAAGATGCAGCGAAACCAAAGCGTAGGAGGAAAAGGAAACAGGACGGGGAGACTCAGGCGACGCCATCCAAGGCGAAGAAGAGGCGGTCCTCTCCGTATCCTGATCCTGAG GGTTCTGGGAGTGAAGGACGTCCTGATTCACCGAGCGACAGTTTAGACGGGACGAAGAAGGGAGAACGGAAGAAAGAGTTCGTCTGTCAA GTGTGTGAACAGGCTGGTGAGGACCTGGTGCCCTGTGAAGGGCAATGTTGTGGGATGTTTCACCTCCACTGTCTGGGTTCGTCCTTCAAACCTGACGACAAGCTACTGTGCCAGGCGTGCAGCACAG GAGTTCACTCGTGTTTCAACTGCAAGCAGTCGGACGGTAAAGTCCGCCGCTGCCACGTCCCGCACTGCGGCAGGTTTTACCACGAGGCCTGCGTCCGTCTGAACCCCGTCACCGTCTTCGACAACAGAGGCTTCCGCTGCCCGCTTCACGCCTGCCTGAGCTGCCATTACGGCTGCCGCACCAAGCAAAGGTCGACCAAGG GGAGGTTGATGCGTTGCCTGCGCTGCCCGGTGGCGTATCACATCGGCGACCAGTGCGTGGCTGCGGGGAGCGAGATGATCACCAACAccgccatcatctgcaccaacCACTTCAACGCCAAGAAGGGCTACAGCCACCACAGTCACGTCAACGTCAGCTGGTGCTTCGTCTGCTCCAAAG GAGGACAGCTGCTGTGCTGCGAGTCCTGTCCTGCAGCTTTTCACCCCGACTGCCTGAACATCGCGATGCCCGACGGGAGCTGGTTCTGCAACGACTGCCGGGCCGGGAAGAAGCCCAAGTACAGGGACATCATCTGGGTCAAACTGGGAACATACAG ATGGTGGCCGGCAGAAATCCACCACCCGAGGAGCATCCCCACCAACATCCAGCACCTTAAGCACGAGATTGGAGAGTTCCCGGTCTTCTTCTTCGGCTCCAAGGATTATTTCTGGACTCACCAGGGCCGAGTGTTTCCCTACATGGAGGGCGACCGGGgcagcaaacaccagaggaccGGCATCGGCAAAGTCTTCAAAAACG CTCTGCTGGAGGCTGAAGCTCGATTCAAGGAGATGAAGTTGAAACGAGAGGCCAAGGAAGCACAAGAGAACAGCCGAAAGCCGCCCCCGTATAAGTTCATCAAG GTCAACAAACCCTTCGGCAAGGTTCAGGTCTACACCGCGGACATTTCTGAGATCCCCAAGTGCAACTGCAAGCCGACGGACGAGCGGCCGTGCGGGTTCGAGTCCGAGTGTCTGAACCGAATGCTGCAGTACGAGTGCCACCCTCAGGTGTGTCCGAGTGGAGAGCGCTGCTGCAACCAGGACTTCACCAAACGCCTCTACCCGGAAACCCAGATCATCAAGACGCCGGGAAAAGGCTGGGGGCTGATCTCCCTGAGGGACATCAAGAAG GGAGAATTCGTGAACGAGTACATCGGAGAGCTGATCGACGAGGAGGAGTGCAGGGCGAGGATCAAGTACGCCCATGAAAACAACATCACGGACTTCTACATGCTCACTATCGACAAG GACCGAATCATCGACGCCGGTCCGAAAGGAAACTATTCTCGCTTCATGAACCACAGCTGTCAGCCCAACTGTGAGACTCAGAAGTGGACGGTGAACGGAGACACCAGAGTCGGCCTGTTCGCCGTCTGCGACATCCCGTCAG GTACCGAGCTGACCTTTAACTACAACCTGGACTGCCTCGGCAACGAGAAAACCGTCTGTCGCTGCGGAGCTCCGAACTGCAGCGGGTTTCTGGGCGACCGACCGAAG AACTCAAACGGCCAAACCGCCGACCCCAAAGGAAAGAGGTTGAAGAGAAAGTACAAGAGGAGGAAAAGCGAGGGGAAGAAGAAGTCGGAGGACGAGTGTTTCCGCTGCAGAGACGGAGGGCAGCTGGTGCTCTGTGATAAGAAAACCTGCACCAAAGCTTATCACCTGTCCTGCCTCAACCTCACCAAGAGACCCTTCG gCCGCTGGGATTGCCCCTGGCACCACTGTGACGTCTGCGGGAAAAACTCGGAGGCTTTCTGCCAGCTCTGCCCCAACTCCTTCTGCAAGGCCCACCAGGAGGGGGCGCTGCGTCCGTGGCCGCCCACAGGCCAGCTGTGCTGCACGGAGCACGACGAGCTGGACGGAGCCGACGCCGTCGGTCAGGACGTCGCCTCGGACGCCAACGCCGCCGCCGTTCATCCGTCTAAAGGCTCCAGGAAGACGGACGGAGCCGAAAACAAAACTAAAGGCTCCAAGAGGAAAGCAGCCGAGGCCTGA